A DNA window from Amycolatopsis sp. DSM 110486 contains the following coding sequences:
- a CDS encoding bifunctional MaoC family dehydratase N-terminal/OB-fold nucleic acid binding domain-containing protein, translating to MTTIEEAAAKIAAAGPCAPRLARDPVNQAMVNNWVEAIGDANPVYVDPAVASASVHKGLVAPPAMAQVWTMAGLHGGRADDDPMGAIMAVLDEAGYTSVVATNSDQTYHRYLRPGERVAATTELLDVAGPKRTALGEGWFVTTRTSWTVDGEPVADMVFRVLKFRPVPAEPAAPVLRPVISRDTEFFWAGLSDGELRIQRWGDTLRHPPGPMPPDGSLEATPDYVVASGRGTVYSYVVHHHPPVPGKRLPFVVALVELEEGVRVMAELLDVAPDEVRVGLPVVAAFVRVDDELTLPAWRVAR from the coding sequence ATGACGACGATCGAGGAAGCCGCCGCGAAGATCGCCGCCGCGGGGCCGTGCGCGCCGCGGCTCGCGCGCGACCCGGTGAACCAGGCCATGGTGAACAACTGGGTGGAGGCGATCGGGGACGCCAATCCCGTCTACGTCGATCCCGCCGTCGCGTCGGCTTCCGTCCACAAGGGACTGGTGGCACCGCCGGCGATGGCGCAGGTGTGGACGATGGCGGGGCTGCACGGCGGGCGCGCGGACGACGACCCGATGGGCGCGATCATGGCGGTGCTCGACGAAGCCGGGTACACGTCCGTCGTCGCGACGAACTCCGACCAGACCTACCACCGCTATCTGCGGCCGGGGGAGCGCGTCGCGGCCACGACGGAGCTGCTGGACGTCGCCGGGCCGAAGCGCACGGCGTTGGGTGAGGGCTGGTTCGTGACCACGCGGACGTCGTGGACGGTGGACGGCGAGCCCGTGGCGGACATGGTGTTCCGGGTGCTGAAGTTCCGGCCGGTCCCGGCCGAACCGGCCGCGCCCGTGCTGCGGCCGGTGATCAGCCGGGACACGGAGTTCTTCTGGGCCGGTCTGTCCGACGGCGAGCTGCGCATCCAGCGGTGGGGCGACACGCTGCGGCACCCGCCGGGTCCGATGCCGCCCGACGGTTCGCTGGAGGCGACACCGGACTACGTCGTCGCGAGCGGGCGCGGCACGGTCTACAGCTACGTCGTGCACCACCACCCGCCGGTGCCGGGCAAGCGGCTGCCGTTCGTGGTGGCCCTGGTGGAGCTGGAGGAAGGCGTGCGCGTGATGGCGGAGCTGCTCGACGTGGCGCCGGACGAGGTGCGGGTCGGGCTGCCGGTGGTCGCCGCGTTCGTGCGGGTGGACGACGAGCTGACCTTGCCGGCGTGGCGGGTGGCGCGATGA
- a CDS encoding acyl-CoA dehydrogenase family protein: MSTHIELTAAQQALRTELREYFAGLLTPEERRALLRERHGPVYREVVRRLGRDGKLGVGWPKRYGGQGFGEIEQHLFVDEAARADVQLPSVTLQTVGPTLQEFGTEEQKTRFLPRILAGEIHFAIGYTEPEAGTDLASLRTRAVREGDEYVVNGQKIFTTGGHDADYIWLAVRTSPDAPKHKGISILVVDTRDPGYSWTPIITCDGAHHVNATYYENVRVPADLLVGRENEGWRLITTQLNHERVMLGPAGRIGGLHDRVWAWAAARRTPDGLPLLDLPDVRAVLAETFAVARVNELLNWQVSSGTGPVAVADASATKVFASERIQRIGRLLEELVGRHGDLADPETAELAEWLDVLAKRNLVLTFGGGVGEIQRELIASAGLGLPRVPR; encoded by the coding sequence GTGAGCACGCACATCGAGCTGACCGCCGCGCAGCAGGCGTTGCGCACCGAGCTGCGGGAGTACTTCGCGGGCCTGCTGACGCCCGAGGAACGCCGGGCGCTGCTGCGGGAGCGCCACGGGCCGGTGTACCGCGAGGTCGTGCGGCGCCTGGGCCGCGACGGCAAGCTCGGCGTCGGCTGGCCGAAGCGCTACGGCGGCCAGGGGTTCGGCGAGATCGAGCAACACCTGTTCGTGGACGAGGCCGCACGCGCCGACGTGCAGCTGCCGTCGGTGACGCTGCAGACGGTGGGCCCGACGCTGCAGGAGTTCGGCACCGAGGAGCAGAAGACGCGGTTCCTGCCGCGGATCCTCGCGGGCGAGATCCACTTCGCCATCGGCTACACCGAACCCGAGGCGGGCACGGACCTGGCTTCGCTGCGGACCCGCGCGGTCCGTGAAGGCGACGAGTACGTGGTCAACGGCCAGAAGATCTTCACCACCGGCGGCCACGACGCGGACTACATCTGGCTCGCCGTGCGGACCTCGCCGGACGCACCCAAGCACAAGGGCATCTCGATCCTCGTCGTCGACACGCGCGACCCCGGCTACTCGTGGACGCCGATCATCACCTGCGACGGCGCCCACCACGTGAACGCCACCTACTACGAGAACGTCCGCGTGCCGGCGGACCTGCTGGTGGGCCGCGAGAACGAGGGCTGGCGGCTGATCACCACGCAGCTCAACCACGAGCGCGTGATGCTCGGCCCGGCCGGGCGGATCGGCGGGCTGCACGACCGGGTGTGGGCGTGGGCCGCCGCGCGCCGCACCCCGGACGGCCTGCCGTTGCTCGACCTGCCGGACGTGCGCGCGGTGCTGGCCGAGACGTTCGCGGTGGCGCGGGTGAACGAGCTGCTCAACTGGCAGGTTTCTTCGGGGACGGGCCCGGTCGCGGTGGCCGACGCTTCGGCGACGAAGGTGTTCGCCTCCGAGCGCATCCAGCGGATCGGGCGGCTGCTGGAAGAGCTCGTGGGGCGCCACGGCGACCTCGCCGACCCGGAGACGGCCGAGCTCGCCGAGTGGCTCGACGTGCTGGCCAAACGCAACCTGGTGCTGACGTTCGGCGGAGGCGTCGGCGAGATCCAGCGCGAGCTGATCGCCTCCGCCGGGCTGGGACTGCCGAGGGTGCCGCGATGA